A stretch of Oncorhynchus mykiss isolate Arlee chromosome 12, USDA_OmykA_1.1, whole genome shotgun sequence DNA encodes these proteins:
- the LOC110538438 gene encoding hemoglobin subunit beta-like — protein MVQWTDFERATIQSVFEKMDYDDVGPAALSRCLVVYPWTQRYFGNFGNLYNAAAIQGNPMVAAHGKTVLRGLDRAVKNMDDIKATYAELSVLHSEKLRVDPDNFRLLADCLTIVVAARMGADFTADVQGAFQKFLAVVVSSLGRQYH, from the exons ATGGTTCAGTGGACAGACTTTGAGCGCGCCACCATTCAGAGCGTCTTCGAGAAGATGGACTACGATGACGTTGGGCCCGCGGCTCTTTCCAG GTGTCTGGTTGTGTACCCCTGGACCCAGAGGTATTTCGGTAACTTTGGAAACCTGTACAACGCCGCTGCCATCCAGGGAAACCCAATGGTCGCCGCTCACGGAAAGACCGTCCTGCGCGGACTGGACCGGGCTGTCAAGAACATGGATGACATCAAGGCCACCTACGCAGAGCTGAGCGTGCTGCACTCCGAGAAACTGCGCGTGGATCCCGACAATTTCAGG CTGCTGGCTGACTGCCTTACTATTGTCGTAGCTGCGAGAATGGGTGCTGACTTCACCGCTGATGTCCAGGGCGCTTTCCAGAAGTTCCTGGCCGTCGTGGTGAGCTCCCTGGGCAGACAGTACCACTAG
- the LOC118937729 gene encoding hemoglobin embryonic subunit alpha-like yields MSLTAKDKKMVKAFWAKVAGKAEDIGCDALSRTLVVYPQTKTYFSHWKDLSPGSAPVRKHGGTIMGGISLAVASIDDISAGLLALSELHAFKLRVDPANFKILSHNILVVLAILFPNDFNPEAHVAMDKFLAAVGRALSEKYR; encoded by the exons ATGAGTCTCACCGCTAAGGACAAGAAAATGGTCAAGGCCTTCTGGGCTAAGGTGGCCGGTAAGGCTGAGGACATCGGCTGCGATGCTCTGTCTAG GACGCTGGTTGTGTACCCCCAGACCAAGACCTACTTCTCCCACTGGAAGGACCTGAGCCCCGGCTCTGCCCCAGTCAGGAAGCACGGTGGGACCATCATGGGAGGCATCAGTTTAGCCGTGGCCAGCATCGACGACATCAGCGCAGGTCTCCTCGCCCTCAGCGAGCTGCATGCCTTCAAGCTGCGTGTCGATCCCGCCAACTTCAAG ATCCTGTCCCACAACATCTTGGTGGTGCTGGCTATCTTGTTCCCCAATGATTTCAACCCCGAAGCTCATGTGGCCATGGACAAGTTCCTGGCAGCGGTGGGCCGGGCTCTGTCTGAGAAGTACCGATAA
- the LOC110538973 gene encoding hemoglobin embryonic subunit alpha-like, with amino-acid sequence MSLTAKDKAMVRAFWAKVSGKAEDVGCDALSRMLVVYPQTKTYFSHWPDLSPGSAPVRKHGKTIKIDDLTAGLLTLSELHAFQLCIDPANFKILSHNILVVLAILFPADFTPEVRVSVDKFLAALALALAEKYRLIVGHHQTRHMAACAQCSVLF; translated from the exons ATGAGTCTCACCGCTAAGGACAAGGCCATGGTCAGGGCCTTCTGGGCTAAGGTGTCCGGCAAGGCTGAGGACGTCGGATGCGATGCTCTTTCTAG AATGCTGGTGGTGTACCCCCAGACCAAGACATACTTCTCCCACTGGCCGGACCTGAGCCCCGGTTCTGCCCCGGTCAGGAAGCATGGCAAGACTATCAAGATCGACGACCTCACGGCAGGTCTCCTCACCCTCAGCGAGCTGCACGCCTTCCAGCTGTGTATAGATCCAGCCAATTTCAAG ATCCTGTCCCACAACATATTGGTGGTGCTGGCCATTTTGTTCCCCGCTGACTTCACCCCAGAGGTTCGTGTGTCCGTGGACAAGTTCCTGGCCGCACTGGCCCTGGCTCTGGCCGAAAAGTACAGATTAATTGTGGGGCATCATCAgaccagacatatggcagcatgTGCTCAATGCTCTGTCTTGTTCTAA
- the LOC110538437 gene encoding hemoglobin subunit beta-like, which translates to MVEWTDFERATIQSIFSKMDYDDVGPAALSRCLVVYPWTQRYFGNFGNLYNAAAIQGNPMVAAHGKTVLRGLDRAVKNMDDIKATYAELSVLHSEKLRVDPDNFRLLADCLTIVVAARMGADFTADVQGAFQKFLAVVVSSLGRQYH; encoded by the exons ATGGTTGAGTGGACAGACTTTGAGCGCGCCACAATCCAAAGCATCTTCTCAAAGATGGACTACGATGACGTGGGCCCCGCGGCTCTTTCCAG GTGTCTGGTTGTGTACCCCTGGACCCAGAGGTATTTCGGTAACTTCGGAAACCTGTACAACGCCGCTGCCATCCAGGGAAACCCAATGGTCGCCGCTCACGGAAAGACCGTCCTGCGCGGACTGGACCGGGCTGTCAAGAACATGGATGACATCAAGGCCACCTACGCAGAGCTGAGCGTGCTGCACTCCGAGAAACTGCGCGTGGATCCCGACAATTTCAGG CTGCTGGCTGACTGCCTTACTATTGTCGTAGCTGCGAGAATGGGTGCTGACTTCACCGCTGATGTCCAGGGCGCTTTCCAGAAGTTCCTGGCCGTCGTGGTGAGCTCCCTGGGCAGACAGTACCACTAG
- the LOC118937730 gene encoding hemoglobin embryonic subunit alpha-like: MSLTAKDKKMVKAFWAKVAGKAEDIGCDALSRTLVVYPQTKTYFSHWKDLSPGSAPVRKHGGTIMGGISLAVASIDDISAGLLALSELHAFKLRVDPANFKILSHNILVVLAILFPNDFNPEAHVAMDKFLAAVGRALSEKYR, from the exons ATGAGTCTCACCGCTAAGGACAAGAAAATGGTCAAGGCCTTCTGGGCTAAGGTGGCCGGCAAGGCTGAGGACATCGGCTGCGATGCTCTGTCTAG GACGCTGGTTGTGTACCCCCAGACCAAGACCTACTTCTCCCACTGGAAGGACCTGAGCCCCGGCTCTGCCCCAGTCAGGAAGCACGGTGGGACCATCATGGGAGGCATCAGTTTAGCCGTGGCCAGCATCGACGACATCAGCGCAGGTCTCCTCGCCCTCAGCGAGCTGCATGCCTTCAAGCTGCGTGTCGATCCCGCCAACTTCAAG ATCCTGTCCCACAACATCTTGGTGGTGCTGGCTATCTTGTTCCCCAATGATTTCAACCCCGAAGCTCATGTGGCCATGGACAAGTTCCTGGCAGCGGTGGGCCGGGCTCTGTCTGAGAAGTACCGATAA
- the LOC110538447 gene encoding hemoglobin subunit alpha-4-like: protein MSLSAKDKANVKAIWGKILPKSDEIGEQALSRMLVVYPQTKAYFSHWASVAPGSPPVKKHGITIMNQIDECVGNLDDLFGFLTKLSELHATRLRVDPTNFKILAHNLIVVIAAYFPAEFTPEIHLSVDKFLQQLALALAEKYR from the exons ATGAGTCTCTCAGCCAAGGACAAAGCCAACGTGAAGGCCATCTGGGGCAAGATCCTCCCTAAATCCGATGAGATTGGAGAACAGGCTCTTTCCAG GATGCTTGTCGTCTACCCTCAGACCAAGGCCTACTTCTCCCACTGGGCTTCCGTGGCCCCCGGTTCCCCTCCAGTGAAGAAGCACGGCATCACCATCATGAATCAGATCGATGAATGTGTTGGCAACTTGGACGATCTCTTTGGTTTCTTGACCAAGCTCAGTGAACTGCACGCCACCAGGCTGAGGGTGGACCCCACCAACTTCAAG ATCCTGGCACACAACCTGATTGTGGTCATTGCCGCCTACTTCCCTGCGGAATTTACCCCCGAGATCCACCTGTCCGTGGACAAGTTCCTGCAGCAACTGGCTCTGGCCCTGGCCGAGAAGTACCGCTAA
- the LOC110538443 gene encoding hemoglobin subunit beta: protein MVDWTDAERSAIVGLWGKISVDEIGPQALARLLIVSPWTQRHFSTFGNLSTPAAIMGNPAVAKHGKTVMHGLDRAVQNLDDIKNTYTALSVMHSEKLHVDPDNFRLLADCITVCVAAKLGPTVFSADTQEAFQKFLAVVVSALGRQYH from the exons ATGGTCGACTGGACAGATGCTGAGCGCAGTGCCATCGTAGGCCTGTGGGGAAAGATCAGCGTGGATGAGATCGGACCCCAGGCCCTGGCCAG ACTTTTGATCGTGTCTCCATGGACTCAGAGGCACTTTAGCACCTTCGGCAACCTATCCACACCCGCTGCCATCATGGGTAACCCCGCCGTGGCCAAGCACGGAAAGACCGTGATGCACGGACTGGACAGAGCTGTGCAGAACCTGGATGACATCAAGAACACCTATACTGCACTGAGTGTGATGCACTCAGAGAAACTGCACGTGGATCCCGACAACTTCAGG ctccTCGCCGACTGCATCACCGTGTGCGTGGCCGCAAAGCTCGGTCCCACCGTTTTCAGTGCTGATACTCAGGAAGCCTTCCAGAAGTTCCTGGCTGTCGTTGTGTCCGCTCTTGGCAGACAGTACCACTAG
- the LOC110538436 gene encoding hemoglobin subunit beta-like, producing MVQWTDFERATIQSVFEKMDYDDVGPAALSRCLVVYPWTQRYFGNFGNLYNAAAIQGNPMVAAHGKTVLRGLDRAVKNMDDIKATYAELSVLHSEKLRVDPDNFRLLADCLTIVVAARMGADFTADVQGAFQKFLAVVVSSLGRQYH from the exons ATGGTTCAGTGGACAGACTTTGAGCGCGCCACCATTCAGAGCGTCTTCGAGAAGATGGACTACGATGACGTTGGGCCCGCGGCTCTTTCCAG GTGTCTGGTTGTGTACCCCTGGACCCAGAGGTATTTCGGTAACTTTGGAAACCTGTACAACGCCGCTGCCATCCAGGGAAACCCAATGGTCGCCGCTCACGGAAAGACCGTCCTGCGCGGACTGGACCGGGCTGTCAAGAACATGGATGACATCAAGGCCACCTACGCAGAGCTGAGCGTGCTGCACTCCGAGAAACTGCGCGTGGATCCAGACAACTTCCGG CTGCTGGCTGACTGCCTTACTATTGTCGTTGCTGCGAGAATGGGTGCTGACTTCACCGCTGATGTCCAGGGCGCATTCCAGAAGTTCCTGGCCGTCGTGGTGAGCTCCCTGGGCAGACAGTACCACTAG